Proteins co-encoded in one Deltaproteobacteria bacterium genomic window:
- a CDS encoding nucleotidyl transferase AbiEii/AbiGii toxin family protein, giving the protein MHESILAPDTARVLIALSAQSWLSAFYLAGGTAIALRLGHRRSVDLDFMAPQPIDTLQLRQLLAQCGPFILDHESAGTVHGTLAGVKVSFLEYRYPRLDPGDHWHGVAIAALSDLACMKLEAIAARGKKRDFYDVYAIAQTGHSVRAMFDWFVNKYQAVQYNQVHIVKSLTYFADAENDPEPMLITPIAWDAVKAFFEREARALIP; this is encoded by the coding sequence ATGCACGAATCCATCCTGGCTCCCGACACCGCCCGTGTCTTGATCGCGCTGTCGGCACAATCCTGGTTGTCGGCATTTTATCTGGCGGGTGGAACGGCCATCGCGCTTCGGCTCGGGCATCGGCGATCCGTCGATCTGGATTTTATGGCGCCGCAGCCGATCGATACGCTGCAATTACGACAACTGTTGGCGCAATGCGGTCCCTTCATCCTCGACCACGAAAGTGCAGGCACGGTGCACGGCACGCTGGCCGGCGTGAAGGTGAGCTTCCTCGAATATCGCTACCCGCGACTCGACCCCGGTGACCACTGGCACGGCGTTGCAATCGCCGCGTTGTCGGATCTCGCGTGCATGAAATTAGAAGCGATCGCGGCCCGAGGCAAGAAGCGCGATTTCTACGACGTCTACGCGATTGCGCAAACCGGTCATAGCGTGCGCGCCATGTTCGATTGGTTCGTCAATAAATATCAAGCCGTGCAGTACAACCAAGTCCACATCGTGAAGTCGCTGACCTATTTTGCAGATGCCGAGAACGATCCCGAGCCGATGCTGATCACGCCGATCGCGTGGGACGCCGTGAAGGCCTTCTTTGAGCGCGAGGCCAGGGCGCTGATCCCATGA
- a CDS encoding uroporphyrinogen-III synthase, translating into MTVMHCLTTNPQPQNDRFTGLLRARGIGVTQLPLHAYGPPSAGGAALRQVLREAQADAFDWLLFSSPQAVAAVVAEATLFPNAAQYGAVGEATAAALRAAGVEPAVVANGGGEALATAVLQHGLTASTRIASFQAEAGRTEWHTVLTAHGATLRHVPAYRLLPSPVDAAAWCAAHPDPIHAIPFTAPSAVQRFVELFSPFLAASPFATARYYAIGRTTATALTVAQLPIAAVASSQAFSALVAVIEHENS; encoded by the coding sequence ATGACGGTCATGCACTGTCTCACCACCAACCCCCAGCCGCAGAATGACCGCTTCACGGGACTGCTGCGGGCGCGTGGCATCGGCGTGACGCAACTCCCGCTGCATGCCTACGGGCCGCCGAGCGCTGGCGGCGCGGCGTTGCGGCAAGTGCTTCGCGAGGCCCAAGCCGACGCATTCGATTGGCTCCTCTTTTCCAGTCCGCAGGCCGTGGCAGCCGTGGTGGCGGAAGCGACATTGTTCCCGAACGCAGCGCAGTACGGCGCCGTCGGCGAGGCCACGGCCGCTGCGTTGCGCGCGGCCGGCGTGGAGCCGGCGGTGGTCGCAAATGGCGGTGGCGAGGCCCTCGCAACCGCGGTGCTGCAGCATGGCTTGACCGCGAGTACGCGGATCGCTTCATTCCAAGCGGAAGCCGGCCGGACCGAGTGGCACACTGTACTCACGGCCCACGGCGCGACGCTACGCCACGTCCCCGCATATCGCTTGCTCCCAAGCCCCGTCGACGCCGCCGCGTGGTGCGCCGCCCATCCCGACCCGATCCACGCGATTCCGTTCACCGCCCCATCGGCCGTGCAGCGCTTTGTCGAACTATTCTCGCCGTTTCTCGCGGCCTCCCCGTTCGCCACCGCGCGGTACTACGCGATCGGCCGCACCACGGCCACTGCCCTTACGGTCGCCCAGCTCCCGATCGCTGCCGTCGCGTCGTCCCAGGCCTTTTCCGCGCTCGTCGCCGTGATCGAGCACGAAAACAGTTGA
- a CDS encoding adenosylhomocysteinase — translation MATAAAIKSVQPDYKVKDITLAEWGRREIVIAETEMPGLMALREEYGRTQPLKGARIAGSLHMTIQTAVLIETLIKLGAQVRWSSCNIFSTQDHAAAAIAAAGIPVFAWKGETEEEYWWCAEQCTRWPDGQGPNMVLDDGGDMTLLLHEKQPELLAGIYGISEETTTGVHRLYQMMQKGTLKCPAFNVNDSVTKSKFDNLYGCRESLLDGIKRATDVMIAGKIAVVCGYGDVGKGCCQSLRGQGARVLVTEIDPICALQAAMEGYQVVTMDAAAALGDIFITATGCCDVIRREHMDQMKDQAILCNIGHFDSEIQIASVFNDPQLKREAVKPQVDQVIWPSGKRLTILAEGRLVNLGCATGHPSFVMSNSFTNQVMAQIELFTNHGTYENKVYTLPKHLDEKVARLHLKKLGVQLTTLTAQQADYLGIPTAGPFKPDYYRY, via the coding sequence ATGGCCACCGCCGCCGCGATCAAGTCCGTGCAGCCTGATTATAAGGTGAAAGACATCACGTTGGCCGAGTGGGGACGGAGAGAAATCGTCATCGCCGAGACCGAAATGCCGGGCCTAATGGCGCTGCGCGAGGAATATGGTCGCACGCAGCCGCTGAAAGGGGCGCGAATCGCCGGCAGTCTGCATATGACGATCCAAACCGCCGTCCTGATTGAAACCCTGATCAAGCTCGGCGCCCAAGTCCGCTGGAGCTCGTGCAACATTTTCTCCACTCAAGATCACGCCGCGGCCGCGATCGCCGCCGCCGGGATCCCGGTTTTTGCCTGGAAGGGCGAGACGGAAGAGGAATATTGGTGGTGTGCCGAACAGTGCACGCGCTGGCCGGACGGCCAAGGGCCGAACATGGTCCTCGACGACGGCGGCGACATGACGCTGCTGCTCCACGAGAAACAACCCGAATTGCTCGCCGGGATCTACGGCATCTCGGAAGAGACGACCACCGGCGTGCATCGCCTCTATCAAATGATGCAAAAAGGAACGCTCAAATGTCCCGCGTTCAACGTCAACGATTCCGTCACCAAGTCGAAGTTCGATAACTTATATGGCTGCCGCGAATCGCTGCTCGACGGGATCAAGCGTGCTACCGATGTGATGATCGCCGGAAAAATCGCCGTGGTCTGCGGCTACGGCGACGTTGGCAAGGGCTGTTGCCAGTCGTTGCGCGGCCAAGGTGCGCGCGTGTTGGTCACCGAAATCGATCCGATCTGTGCGTTGCAAGCGGCGATGGAAGGATACCAAGTCGTCACGATGGACGCCGCAGCTGCGCTCGGCGACATCTTCATCACTGCCACCGGCTGCTGCGACGTCATCCGTCGCGAACATATGGATCAAATGAAAGACCAAGCGATTCTCTGCAACATCGGTCACTTCGATTCCGAGATCCAGATCGCGTCGGTTTTCAACGATCCGCAGCTGAAACGCGAAGCGGTCAAACCGCAAGTCGATCAAGTCATTTGGCCGAGCGGCAAGCGGCTCACCATCTTGGCGGAAGGGCGATTGGTCAATCTCGGCTGCGCCACCGGCCATCCGAGTTTTGTCATGTCCAACTCATTCACCAATCAAGTGATGGCGCAGATCGAGCTGTTTACCAATCACGGCACCTACGAAAACAAGGTCTACACATTGCCGAAACACCTCGACGAAAAAGTCGCGCGGCTGCATCTGAAAAAACTCGGCGTGCAACTCACGACCCTCACCGCGCAACAGGCCGACTATCTCGGCATTCCGACCGCCGGCCCGTTCAAGCCGGATTATTATCGCTATTAA
- a CDS encoding AAA family ATPase, with translation MHTVAIANHKGGSGKTTTAVNLAACLAEMQYQVLLIDLDPQSHASLSFGIEISREEQSIFWAMGQPVSERAWLAEIATPVGKGLALIPSAPLSIQHEENLMRRENRLFRLRELIQQVPKYDFVVIDCPPALGILTCNAFMASDSVLLPVETSFYAMNGVGRALDILDELHQTYGTRPRHLAVATLFDRRTSLARDILEELRRFFRGALLETVIRQSIHLREAASHGTPVTNYAPSSRGCRDYCDLTEEFLQRIAVRPEQQAGCSEEVVLLGQMYGEARETLDRLRESGFVTLEALRHADPKKLAHASGVTLHTARQLVRHAARLQGFPALRSAKPSAVANETAALVLRTTADGAVADIVTLQGLTSPPPVAKPLEPPPQRRCAAEGGVTGPDVVASGVATPATSHQPPVTGHELPATPADTPTLQ, from the coding sequence ATGCACACAGTTGCGATTGCAAACCATAAGGGCGGATCGGGGAAAACCACGACGGCCGTGAATTTGGCCGCGTGTCTCGCGGAGATGCAGTATCAAGTGCTGCTGATCGACCTCGACCCGCAATCGCACGCCTCGCTCTCGTTCGGCATTGAAATCAGTCGCGAAGAACAATCGATCTTTTGGGCGATGGGACAACCGGTCAGCGAACGCGCGTGGTTGGCCGAGATCGCCACGCCAGTCGGCAAAGGTTTGGCGCTCATTCCCTCCGCGCCGCTTTCCATCCAACATGAAGAGAACTTGATGCGGCGGGAGAATCGGTTGTTCCGGCTCCGCGAACTGATCCAACAAGTGCCGAAATACGACTTCGTCGTTATCGATTGCCCTCCGGCGCTCGGCATCCTGACCTGCAACGCGTTCATGGCGAGCGACTCGGTGCTGTTGCCGGTCGAAACCAGTTTTTACGCGATGAACGGCGTCGGTCGCGCGCTCGACATCCTCGATGAACTGCATCAGACCTATGGCACGCGGCCGCGGCACCTGGCCGTCGCCACGCTGTTCGATCGCCGCACGTCGCTTGCGCGCGACATCTTGGAAGAACTGCGCCGTTTTTTCCGCGGCGCATTGCTCGAAACGGTCATCCGTCAATCGATCCATCTGCGCGAAGCCGCCAGCCACGGCACACCGGTCACCAACTACGCCCCCAGCTCGCGCGGCTGTCGCGATTACTGCGACCTCACCGAGGAATTCTTGCAACGGATTGCCGTGCGGCCGGAACAGCAAGCCGGATGCAGTGAAGAGGTCGTGTTGCTCGGCCAAATGTATGGCGAGGCACGGGAAACGCTCGATCGGTTGCGTGAGTCCGGCTTCGTGACGCTCGAAGCATTGCGCCACGCCGACCCGAAGAAATTGGCCCACGCCAGTGGTGTCACGCTCCACACCGCGCGGCAACTCGTACGCCACGCCGCGCGATTGCAAGGCTTTCCCGCGTTGCGCAGCGCGAAGCCGTCGGCCGTAGCGAACGAAACGGCGGCGTTGGTGTTGCGCACCACCGCCGACGGCGCAGTGGCGGACATTGTGACGTTACAGGGGCTCACGTCGCCCCCTCCAGTGGCAAAGCCACTGGAGCCTCCCCCTCAACGCCGCTGTGCGGCTGAGGGTGGCGTCACAGGCCCAGATGTGGTCGCGAGTGGCGTGGCAACCCCAGCCACCAGTCACCAGCCACCAGTCACCGGTCACGAGTTGCCAGCCACGCCTGCTGACACCCCCACACTCCAATGA
- a CDS encoding response regulator, translating to MANILIAEDNKEFADLLMRYLLSAGHTVRVVNEGVRVMEEVHRQSPDIILLDFLIPAGRGSEIIKRLKGHRDTVRIPIVIISALNEAKARDQGYEGGAYIYLTKPFALQDLLGYIEEAVDSSSVTMS from the coding sequence ATGGCAAACATACTCATCGCGGAAGACAACAAGGAATTCGCCGACCTCTTAATGCGATATCTCCTCAGTGCGGGCCACACCGTGCGCGTAGTCAACGAAGGCGTGCGCGTGATGGAAGAAGTGCATCGCCAATCGCCCGACATCATCTTGCTCGACTTTCTGATCCCCGCCGGACGCGGCAGCGAAATTATCAAACGCCTGAAAGGCCACCGCGACACGGTCCGCATCCCGATCGTGATCATCTCCGCACTGAACGAAGCCAAGGCGCGCGACCAAGGCTACGAAGGCGGCGCCTACATCTATCTGACCAAGCCTTTCGCGCTGCAAGATTTACTCGGCTACATCGAAGAAGCCGTCGATAGTTCCTCCGTCACGATGAGTTAG
- a CDS encoding AbrB/MazE/SpoVT family DNA-binding domain-containing protein, protein MKNDSVITSRGQITVPKRLRDRFGLRPGMRVRFAASRQGVLVQKEERAKSVLRRAYGVVRDGVATDAYLRTIRGSVK, encoded by the coding sequence ATGAAAAATGACTCTGTGATCACCAGTCGAGGTCAAATTACGGTGCCGAAACGGCTGCGCGATCGGTTTGGGCTCCGTCCTGGTATGCGCGTGCGTTTCGCAGCCTCGCGACAAGGCGTCCTGGTGCAAAAAGAAGAACGCGCCAAGTCCGTGCTGCGCCGGGCCTACGGGGTGGTACGCGACGGCGTGGCCACCGATGCGTATCTCCGCACGATCCGGGGATCGGTAAAATGA
- a CDS encoding type II toxin-antitoxin system VapC family toxin, with amino-acid sequence MIRTAVDSSVLLDIFAADPTFGEASLRALEQCSRDGVLIACEVVWAELRPRFPSDDALLQAAAALDLQFDSMSQEAALLAGRVWQKYRRTGGRRERMIPDFLIAAHALEQADRLCTRDRGFCRRYFTKLALLQPMPA; translated from the coding sequence ATGATTCGCACCGCTGTGGACTCGTCGGTCCTGCTGGATATCTTTGCCGCCGATCCGACATTTGGCGAGGCTTCGCTTCGGGCTCTAGAACAGTGCAGCCGCGACGGCGTCTTGATTGCCTGTGAAGTGGTCTGGGCGGAATTACGGCCTCGTTTCCCCTCGGACGATGCTTTGCTCCAGGCCGCTGCAGCGCTCGATCTGCAATTCGACTCCATGTCCCAAGAGGCGGCACTGCTGGCCGGTCGCGTGTGGCAGAAGTACCGGCGCACCGGGGGCCGGCGCGAACGAATGATTCCGGATTTTCTGATTGCCGCCCATGCGTTGGAGCAAGCCGATCGGCTCTGTACCCGCGACCGCGGCTTCTGTCGACGATATTTCACGAAGCTCGCGCTGTTGCAGCCAATGCCGGCGTGA
- a CDS encoding thrombospondin type 3 repeat-containing protein, translating into MRHTMIAVGLGAIVALGTLVPNRAFAPNRRPFEHMGEGCENYTLPESVQLVATGTASCDGITKIDLCIEGATAAARLYGNTAMMTAEISSNTDSVCYAMAPLDGPLDEQDTLAFALKLEGSECFGKAEVDLSQAVIEPATGCPSGTSSSGSSGGGTTSNADLDADGIANAADNCPDAFNPSQLDRDGDRIGDACDFQSGASCANVALLDSSCCDPATEEYDVSQHTCRAKGLQPSVGAAPLTPTMIQSPAAKVIGGEGCSLVVGGQRAWRLSELTIVGLLLSVVWVWTRMRRSLR; encoded by the coding sequence ATGCGCCACACAATGATAGCAGTCGGTTTGGGAGCCATCGTCGCCCTCGGCACCCTCGTCCCCAATCGCGCGTTTGCCCCCAATCGGCGGCCGTTTGAGCATATGGGCGAAGGATGCGAAAATTACACGCTTCCTGAGAGTGTACAACTCGTGGCCACGGGCACGGCTTCGTGTGACGGCATTACGAAGATCGACCTTTGTATCGAGGGGGCCACGGCTGCGGCCCGACTGTACGGCAACACCGCCATGATGACGGCCGAGATCAGCAGCAACACCGACTCCGTCTGCTACGCAATGGCGCCACTCGACGGTCCGCTGGACGAGCAAGACACGCTCGCGTTCGCATTGAAACTGGAAGGGTCCGAATGCTTCGGTAAGGCGGAAGTCGACTTGAGCCAGGCCGTCATTGAGCCTGCAACCGGGTGTCCAAGCGGCACGAGCTCCAGCGGCAGTAGCGGCGGCGGCACCACATCGAACGCGGATCTCGACGCCGACGGGATCGCGAACGCGGCGGACAACTGTCCCGATGCCTTCAATCCGAGCCAATTGGACCGCGACGGAGACCGAATCGGCGATGCGTGCGATTTCCAATCGGGGGCGAGCTGCGCCAATGTCGCGCTGCTCGATTCCTCCTGTTGTGATCCGGCGACTGAAGAGTACGACGTGTCGCAGCACACGTGCCGCGCGAAGGGGCTCCAACCGAGCGTCGGCGCGGCACCGCTCACGCCAACCATGATTCAATCTCCGGCCGCAAAGGTGATCGGTGGGGAAGGTTGTTCGTTAGTCGTCGGCGGGCAGCGGGCATGGCGCTTGTCGGAGTTGACGATCGTCGGCCTGCTGCTGTCAGTGGTATGGGTATGGACTCGGATGCGCCGCTCACTGCGGTAA
- a CDS encoding acyl-CoA dehydrogenase family protein, with protein sequence MDFTLTAEQQALRTMVRDFAEGELAPAAERLERDEQFSIELTQKMGELGFMGVMAPPEFGGLGLDTLSYAIIVEELARVHASHAATVAAHNTLGVGPIANFGNKTQQQTYLPDLCAGRTLWGFGLTEPDAGSDAGNSRTTGELQDGHWTINGAKIFITNAGTPITAGSTVQCITGSDANGRKEISCILVPQSTPGFTTKTMHHKLLWRASNTAELYFDNVRVPEANLLGKRGDGFKQMLKTLDGGRLGIAAMGLGGAQGAFEAGLQYAKTRRAFSQTIASFQANAFKLADSAMQIEAARSLLYRACWLKDSGQAFGQEAAMAKLFCSQVMKFVVDQAVQLHGGYGCMEEYPVARFYRDAKLLEIGEGTNEVQRLVIARGLGCFES encoded by the coding sequence ATGGACTTCACACTCACGGCGGAACAACAGGCACTCCGCACCATGGTTCGCGACTTCGCGGAGGGCGAACTCGCTCCCGCAGCGGAGCGCTTGGAACGCGACGAACAATTCTCGATCGAGCTGACACAAAAAATGGGCGAACTCGGCTTCATGGGCGTGATGGCCCCGCCGGAATTCGGCGGTCTCGGACTCGACACGTTGTCGTACGCGATCATCGTGGAAGAATTGGCGCGCGTGCATGCGTCACACGCGGCCACGGTCGCGGCCCACAACACGCTCGGCGTCGGACCGATCGCAAACTTCGGCAACAAAACGCAGCAACAGACCTACCTCCCCGACTTGTGCGCCGGCCGCACACTGTGGGGCTTCGGCCTCACCGAACCGGACGCCGGATCCGATGCCGGCAACTCGCGCACCACCGGGGAACTGCAAGACGGCCACTGGACCATTAACGGCGCGAAAATTTTCATCACCAACGCCGGCACGCCGATCACGGCCGGGAGCACGGTCCAATGTATCACCGGCAGCGACGCCAACGGCCGCAAGGAAATCAGTTGCATCCTGGTGCCGCAAAGCACGCCCGGATTCACGACCAAAACGATGCATCACAAACTGCTGTGGCGCGCCTCCAACACGGCGGAACTCTATTTCGACAACGTCCGCGTCCCGGAAGCCAACTTGCTCGGCAAACGCGGCGACGGCTTCAAACAGATGCTCAAGACCCTCGACGGCGGACGACTCGGGATTGCCGCGATGGGGCTCGGCGGCGCCCAAGGCGCGTTCGAAGCCGGATTGCAATATGCGAAAACCCGGCGTGCGTTCAGCCAAACGATCGCCAGCTTCCAGGCCAACGCGTTCAAACTCGCCGATAGCGCGATGCAGATCGAGGCCGCGCGGTCGCTGTTGTATCGCGCGTGTTGGCTGAAGGACTCCGGCCAAGCGTTCGGCCAGGAAGCCGCAATGGCGAAACTGTTCTGCTCTCAAGTGATGAAGTTCGTCGTCGACCAAGCGGTCCAACTCCACGGCGGCTACGGCTGCATGGAAGAATATCCGGTCGCCCGCTTCTATCGCGACGCGAAACTCCTCGAGATCGGCGAAGGCACCAACGAGGTCCAGCGGCTCGTCATCGCCCGCGGCCTGGGGTGTTTTGAATCGTAA
- a CDS encoding HEAT repeat domain-containing protein, whose protein sequence is MRFPRATIWNVVTFAALAFAANVGFVFGLFPTNALLITHVGTDALFAAYLWSALAVLGFSGLFAWIADRYPRRRLFLGSHWLAAASVLVAWWAVRQPQVEFWWYALIRAFFYGYYILLSLQFWVLASDHFSSYEAKRVYPYVIAASIGGMMVGGLITSFVAGTLPAADFLLLWAGILGLSPGLLWCLRLRPVLYGRVHQASATTPLVGTWSLSLLMLLFWMIYAFLCHGVDYVYNVVASAALPDPDQLTAFFGKVTCVASLVVLIYQLGLAKRIATRFGIDRALLMIPLLAVGACGLLVAQPSLFGVAVAEATVFFFVDFAGSALVQPLLNIVPRSQRGRVKMGTEGVGRSVGVVGLFFLATVGTAVIVPERLSGLLFAVSLAFLGFPILFHRIYLRHLVRCLRSPDQELVLNAIQALGEPNKVAATRPLLRLLRATTQLHLQRTIVLSLGQMRSGEAFQEVVQLFDVRNEALQNAVVEALGDYRNYESILAIFRLMKSGNNVSLQVRMNAVMLLTRLLGRAMTPFLLQALDDSDPRVQANTLEALGLLRDRATIRLLQPFLTHPHHRVRGSAIIALYPFRFRPRSVRPLVLQALAQLYTSPQALEHRTALHVIGALRCRAYIPDLLRQLATPDRHTRQHVAIALAKLQVHQCTPVLVELMLDADETFAIDTAKRMGQFPAVSRWRVFEAIDQLPTTPRAVVFTRLEATGLDFSAEQEQLGSRATLFTYAPW, encoded by the coding sequence GTGCGGTTTCCACGTGCCACGATCTGGAACGTCGTCACCTTTGCGGCGCTGGCCTTTGCGGCGAATGTTGGATTCGTCTTCGGTCTGTTCCCGACGAATGCGCTGCTCATTACGCACGTCGGCACCGATGCGCTGTTTGCGGCCTATCTCTGGAGCGCGCTCGCGGTGCTGGGGTTTTCCGGCCTCTTCGCCTGGATTGCTGACCGTTATCCGCGCCGTCGCCTCTTTCTCGGGTCGCACTGGTTGGCCGCGGCGTCCGTCTTGGTCGCGTGGTGGGCGGTCCGTCAGCCGCAGGTCGAGTTTTGGTGGTATGCGCTGATCCGCGCGTTTTTTTACGGCTACTACATCCTGTTGTCGCTCCAGTTTTGGGTCCTCGCGAGCGATCACTTTTCCAGTTATGAAGCGAAGCGCGTCTATCCCTACGTCATCGCCGCCAGTATCGGCGGGATGATGGTCGGAGGACTGATCACCTCGTTCGTCGCCGGAACCCTTCCTGCGGCCGACTTCCTGCTCCTGTGGGCAGGAATTTTAGGCCTTTCGCCCGGACTGTTGTGGTGTCTACGTCTGCGGCCGGTGCTGTATGGACGTGTCCATCAAGCGTCCGCGACGACGCCGCTTGTGGGAACGTGGTCGTTGTCGCTGTTGATGCTGCTTTTCTGGATGATCTATGCCTTTCTCTGTCATGGCGTCGATTATGTGTACAACGTTGTCGCGTCCGCCGCGCTCCCCGACCCCGATCAGCTCACGGCGTTTTTTGGGAAAGTCACCTGCGTGGCCAGTCTCGTCGTGCTCATCTACCAACTTGGCTTGGCCAAACGCATTGCGACGCGATTCGGGATTGACCGCGCGCTGCTGATGATTCCGTTGTTGGCGGTCGGCGCCTGCGGACTGTTAGTGGCGCAGCCGTCGCTGTTCGGCGTCGCCGTCGCGGAGGCGACGGTTTTTTTCTTCGTCGATTTCGCCGGCTCGGCGCTCGTGCAACCGCTGCTGAACATTGTGCCGCGCTCCCAACGCGGCCGAGTGAAAATGGGCACGGAAGGGGTGGGGCGTTCCGTTGGAGTTGTCGGATTGTTTTTCCTAGCGACCGTCGGCACGGCTGTGATTGTGCCGGAACGGCTGAGTGGGCTTCTCTTTGCTGTGTCGCTGGCCTTCCTCGGATTCCCGATTTTGTTTCATCGCATCTATCTGCGCCATTTAGTGCGTTGTCTGCGATCGCCGGATCAGGAGCTGGTGCTGAATGCGATTCAGGCGCTGGGCGAGCCGAATAAAGTGGCGGCGACGCGGCCGCTGCTCCGCTTATTGCGTGCCACGACGCAACTCCATTTACAACGCACCATCGTGTTGAGCTTAGGCCAAATGCGCAGCGGCGAGGCCTTTCAGGAAGTCGTGCAACTCTTCGACGTCCGCAATGAAGCGCTCCAAAACGCCGTCGTGGAAGCGTTGGGCGACTACCGCAATTACGAAAGTATTTTGGCGATTTTTCGATTGATGAAATCGGGCAACAACGTCTCGCTGCAAGTGCGGATGAACGCCGTGATGTTGCTCACGCGTCTGCTCGGCCGCGCAATGACGCCGTTCTTGTTGCAGGCCTTGGACGATTCCGATCCGCGTGTGCAGGCCAATACGTTGGAGGCGTTGGGCCTGTTGCGTGATCGCGCGACCATCCGTTTGTTGCAACCGTTCTTGACCCATCCGCACCATCGAGTGCGCGGCAGCGCTATTATTGCGTTGTACCCGTTTCGTTTTCGGCCACGATCGGTGCGGCCATTGGTGTTGCAAGCATTGGCGCAGCTCTATACGTCGCCGCAGGCGCTCGAGCACCGCACTGCGCTGCATGTGATCGGCGCGTTGCGCTGCCGGGCGTATATCCCCGATCTGCTCCGCCAACTCGCGACGCCCGATCGCCATACGCGGCAACATGTGGCCATTGCACTCGCGAAGCTGCAAGTCCATCAGTGCACGCCGGTGTTAGTCGAACTGATGCTCGATGCCGACGAGACGTTCGCGATCGATACCGCGAAACGCATGGGGCAGTTTCCGGCCGTCAGCCGTTGGCGCGTGTTCGAGGCGATCGACCAATTGCCGACTACGCCACGCGCCGTCGTCTTTACCCGCCTTGAAGCCACCGGTCTCGATTTCTCCGCCGAACAAGAACAGCTCGGCAGCCGCGCCACGCTCTTCACGTATGCCCCGTGGTGA